TCCTGCTTACTCCGGGCGTGGTGACGCAGACGCCGCAGATTTCCCAGAACGCTTTCGTCGCCGGGTTTGGCCTATCTGGCGAATTCAGTGTCAATGGCCAACGCACCGAGTCAAACAACTACACTGTAGATGGTGTGAGCGCAAACGTGGGGGCAGCTGCGGGTGGAAACATGCTCTTGGGTTCCGGGCCTACCGGGTCTCTACCCGCCTCCACCGCACTTGGAACCACTCAGGCGCTAGTGTCTGTGGACGATCTTCAGGAATTCCGTGTCCAAAGCTCGACATACTCAGCTGAGTATGACCGCAATCCCGGTGGCCAGTTTGCGTTTGAGACGAAGTCAGGCACGAATCGATGGCACGGTACTGTCTATGATTATCTGCGAAACGGCTTCTTTGACTCACAAGACTGGTTCAACGACTTTTACGGTCAAAATGAGCCAGTCCTTCGCCAGAACGATTTCGGCGGCACATTGGGTGGACCCGTACGAATTCCTCATGTGTATGACGGAAAAGACAAATCGTTTTTCTTCGTCTCGTATGAAGGACTCCGGCTAACCAGTCCCCAACCAACCACTGTATCCTCTGTTCCTGATCCTACTACGCGTGCAAGCGCACCTGCGCCTCTGAATCAAGTGATGAATGCCTTCCCAATGTCGAATGGTCGAGAGCTTCTTGAACCATGTGACCCATCAACGGATCCCAGTTGCCCTTCCTCGGGACCAACCCCCGGCCAGAAACCCAGTGGTTTGGCTGAGTACATAGCGACTTGGTCCAATCCCAATTCAATCAATTCCACGAGCGTTCGTTTTGACCATGTTGTGAAGGAAAGGGTGAGGCTCTTCTTCCGATTTAGTGACACAACCTCGAGCGCGGCGTTCCGACTCGGCGGCGCTTCTTCCAGCGGAGTGCCGACGGATGGCGATATTTCAGAGTACAGCCTGCGCACCTATACGGCTGGTGTGAGCAGCCTTGTGACGAATCGCGTCAGTAACGAGTTCCGCATCAACTATAGTGCTAACAACACGACAGAGAGAAATGTCATTGAAGAACTCGGCGGCAGCACACCAATTGACCTCCAGAAGCTGGTAGGACTTGGCCCTAATGCTCTCGCAGAAGTCGACTTTTGTCCGTTTCAGTGTGGCATTCTTCTCCAAACCAAAGAGTCGGGCGCGCAGAGGCAGTGGAACCTTGTCGACACGCTCAGCCTCTCCTTGGGACGCCACCAGTTCAAATTTGGCGCCGACTATCGCAGGCTAATGCCATTTGCGATTCAGAACAATCCGGGAGCTACTTATAACTACTTCAGTCAAAATTCCGTCGCAGCCAATAGCGCAGATTTTGTAGACTGGCAAACCTACGCTCCAGCTTACCCTCTGTACACAAACGTTTCGGCTTATGCAGAAGACGCGTGGAGAGCGTCACAACGGTTGAACGTCTCATTAGGACTACGCTGGGACGTCAATCCGCCACCAGGCGTTACCCAGGGTTTGAAACCCTACACGCTTCTAGGTTCTGGCCCTGCGACATGGACGTTGTCGCCGCCGGGCACACCGTTGTGGCATACCACCTGGTTCAACTTTGCGCCTCGAATAGGGGCTGCCTACACGCTTCGCGACAGACAGGGGTGGGAAACGGTCCTGCGTGGAGGAGGTGGTGTTTTCTTCGATAGCGGCCAGCAGTTAGGGTCTCAGAGTTTCAATGGACCGGGCTTTAGTGCATTCAACTATAACAACTTTCAACCTTCACCGTTTCCAGGGACCCCGGTATTTCCAACTATCAGCAACCCAGCTTCGTTGGCGGACCAATTCGGAGGTTATGGATTCTATCCACATTTGCAACTGCCGTACACAGTTCAGTGGAATGCGAGCGTCGAGCAAGCGCTGGGTAAGTCGCAAGTCCTTACCGCATCCTATGTTGGTTCACATGCGTCAAGACTGTTGCAAAGAAACATATATCTTCCTTCGAGCAGAGGACTTTTGTTTACATTCCTGGAAAACGGCCTCACATCGGATTACGACTCGGCACAGCTTCAATTCCAGCGAAGACTGAGTCAGGGATTGACCGCCCTGGCTTCTTACACTTGGTCTCATTGCATTGACTACGGCTCTTCGAACCTCATTATCGGATTCCAGCGCGGGAATTGCGATTTCGACGTGCGACATAACTTCTCAAGTGCTTTCTCCTACGATCTGCCGAATGTCGGTCACAATGGTCTTGTGAACGCAATTGTGCACCACTGGGGAATCGATGATCGGTTCACCGCCAGAACAGGTTTTCCCGTCAATATCACCGGTAGCCAGATCTTTCTCCCCGTAACCGGAAAATTTGTGTGGTCGGGCGTGGATATTGTTCAAGGCGAACCGCTCTACGTTGCACAATGCGCCAGTCCACTCCCGACAGGGCCCGCGCAGATCGGTTGCCCAGGGGGGAAAGGAATCAATCCTGCCGCATTCGCTTCAGTACCCATTGATCCAAATACCGGTTTACCAACGCACTCGGCTACTGCTCCAAGGAATTTTGCTCGTGGCTTCGGAGCATGGCAGATGGACATGGCGGTTCGCCGGGAGTTTCCAATCCATGAACGGCTTAAACTGCAATTCCGAGCCGAAGCATTCAACATTTTCAATCACCCAAATTTTGGAACGATCAATGCCGGTCTTGGTCAGCAAACGTTTGGCGAGACAACATCTACGCTGGCGAATTCTCTCGGCATCCTCAGCCCGCTCTATCAAATGGGAGGGGCGCGGTCGATGCAGTTCGCACTAAAGCTACTGTTTTAAGGCAAGCGGAAAAGGCGCATGGAGCAAAATATCCTTCGTGCGCCGCTTGTATTCTCAGACCCAATCCCCAGCAGATTCTGATCATGTTCGAGGCGAGGAAGTATCAATGATTCTCGGCAATGCCAAAGTCGCCTTATGCTGCGTCGCTCTAGCGGGCTTGAGCGGGGCTGCTGTTTGTGCGGCTTTCGGTGAATCAGCTAAACACACGCTAACGCCTGCCGAAGATGTAGGCCTAAAGCTGGTGTACCAATATGGCAGTGGAGGAGTCCCGTCGGGCGGCGAGGTGCTCAAATTCTCGCCGGACAAGCGCTATTTCGTGGTCGTTTCGGAAAAGGGCAACCTTCAGACCAATAGGCCGGAAGACACGATCTGGCTATTCAACATCGCCGAGATTGAAAAGGTCATGAGCCATCCTGGACAGGGCACTCCTCCATCGCCCATCCCTCTTGTCACCGTCTCATCGGACGCCAAGGGACCTTTCCTGGAGAATGTGCGTTGGTTACCGGACTCGAGCGGCATCGTTTTCACGCAGCCGATGAAAAGCGCGCGCACATCATTTCATCAACTACATTTGGTCCAAA
The nucleotide sequence above comes from Acidobacteriota bacterium. Encoded proteins:
- a CDS encoding TonB-dependent receptor, whose amino-acid sequence is LLTPGVVTQTPQISQNAFVAGFGLSGEFSVNGQRTESNNYTVDGVSANVGAAAGGNMLLGSGPTGSLPASTALGTTQALVSVDDLQEFRVQSSTYSAEYDRNPGGQFAFETKSGTNRWHGTVYDYLRNGFFDSQDWFNDFYGQNEPVLRQNDFGGTLGGPVRIPHVYDGKDKSFFFVSYEGLRLTSPQPTTVSSVPDPTTRASAPAPLNQVMNAFPMSNGRELLEPCDPSTDPSCPSSGPTPGQKPSGLAEYIATWSNPNSINSTSVRFDHVVKERVRLFFRFSDTTSSAAFRLGGASSSGVPTDGDISEYSLRTYTAGVSSLVTNRVSNEFRINYSANNTTERNVIEELGGSTPIDLQKLVGLGPNALAEVDFCPFQCGILLQTKESGAQRQWNLVDTLSLSLGRHQFKFGADYRRLMPFAIQNNPGATYNYFSQNSVAANSADFVDWQTYAPAYPLYTNVSAYAEDAWRASQRLNVSLGLRWDVNPPPGVTQGLKPYTLLGSGPATWTLSPPGTPLWHTTWFNFAPRIGAAYTLRDRQGWETVLRGGGGVFFDSGQQLGSQSFNGPGFSAFNYNNFQPSPFPGTPVFPTISNPASLADQFGGYGFYPHLQLPYTVQWNASVEQALGKSQVLTASYVGSHASRLLQRNIYLPSSRGLLFTFLENGLTSDYDSAQLQFQRRLSQGLTALASYTWSHCIDYGSSNLIIGFQRGNCDFDVRHNFSSAFSYDLPNVGHNGLVNAIVHHWGIDDRFTARTGFPVNITGSQIFLPVTGKFVWSGVDIVQGEPLYVAQCASPLPTGPAQIGCPGGKGINPAAFASVPIDPNTGLPTHSATAPRNFARGFGAWQMDMAVRREFPIHERLKLQFRAEAFNIFNHPNFGTINAGLGQQTFGETTSTLANSLGILSPLYQMGGARSMQFALKLLF